The nucleotide window ATGCCGTGTACGAGGGCGTGGGCACGCATACGGCGCGCTGGGTGTACTGCGAGGACAAGAAGATCTTCGCGGACTTCCAGGACTATCATCGCGGCGAGCTGGCCGTGGACGCGGAAGGTGCGCTGGCGTACCTGGCGCCCAATCCGTGGCGGCTGGAGTCGGCCACGGAGCGGTATCCGAAGGTTGAGTTTCGGACCACGCGCGAAATCAGCTAGAGGGTGTCGTCCTTTGCCCGCTGGCGGAGGGGTGGGAACAGCGCGGTGACGCTGCTGGCGGAATCCGCGCTCTGCGGTCGTCATCCGTAAGATTCGCGCAAGCGCTCATCCAACGGCTGTCGCCTTTCACTGCCGGGCTGCGTTGGCTTGGCATTTTTGATGCTCACATACAGGAGTATGCTCCGCTCAAAAATGTCAATCCGCCTTGCCCGGCAGCGAAATCCGTAATTCCTTGCATCGCCCCCGCACCAGCCCCCCGCAGCGGAAGCCCGCTGCGGGATATAAGGAAAAAGAACATAGCGGGATTGGCAGAAAGAGAAAGACCCACGATGTGTGAAATTCAAAGGCCCGGCATATGCCGGGCCTTCGTGCGTTGTGGGGAAAGTGCGGGAAAAGAAAAGGGGAAGGCGTGTGGGCCGTTGGCGGCTATGCCGCGCCCGTGCTGCCGCCCATGCCGTTGCCCGTGGCACCTCGCTTTTCGCGGTAGCGTGCCACCTGCCGTTCGATGGCCGCGAACAGGGCCTCACGGTTCACCGGCTTGGCCACGAAGTCGTCCATGCCCTCGGCCAGGAAGCGGTCGCGGTCGCCCTGCATGGCATGGGCGGTCAGCGCGATGACCGGCACGTCGGCCCAGGCCGCTCCCTGCGCCGCCGCCTCGCGGATGCGGCGGGTGGCCTCCAGCCCGCTGACCACGGGCATCTGCACGTCCATCAGCACCACGTCGAAGGGGACATGCCCTGCCTCTTCATGCGTTCCGTCGTCCGTCAGGGCGTCCGGCACAGCATGCGTCCCGTCGCCGGGTTTGCCGCCTCCGCCGCTTTCGCAATTCCTGCCGCCGGGGGCGCAGCCCTCGCGCAGGCGGTCCAGAGCCTCCTGTCCGTCAACGGCCAGGTGCACGTCGTAGCCGCGCTCATGCAGGAAGAAGGTCAAGAATTCGCGGTTCAGGTCATTGTCTTCCGCCAGCAGCACGCACAGGGCGCGGTCCGCTTGCTGCCTGCCATGGGCGTCGGCCCGTTGCGCCCCGGGCGACCCGCCAGCCGGACGGTCCGGCGTATCCCGGCTGGCCAGGCGCAGGTCGGTGGGGTCGGCGGCGCCGTGCGGAGCATCCTTGTCCATGGGCACGGTGAACCAGAACTGGCTGCCCTTGCCGGGCGTGCTGTCCACGCCGATGTCGCCGCCCTGCAAGCGCACGATGTGCCGCGAGATGGCAAGGCCGAGGCCGCTGCCGCTGTGCCGCCGGGTGTGCGACCCATCGGCCTGCGAGAAGCTTTCGAACAGCAGGGGCAGCTTGTCCGCCGTGATGCCGGGGCCGGTGTCCTGCACGGTGAAACGCAGGCAGCCGCCGGGCCGTGGGCACTCGGCGTTGCGGCGCACGTCCACGTGCACGCTGCCCGCGTCGGTGAATTTAACGGCGTTGCCCGCCAGGTTCACCAGCACCTGGCGCAGCCGCAGCGGGTCGCCCTGCAACCGGGCGGGGGCCCCGGCGTCGATGTGCACGGTAAGCGACAGTCCCTTGCGTTCCGCCTGCACGGCCAGCGGGGCCAGCGCGTCGTTGACGGCGGCGCGCAGGTCGTACTCCACCTGGTCCAGCCCCAGCCGCCCGGCCTCCATGCGCGAAAAGTCCAGCAGATCGTTGATCACGTGCAGCAACCCCTCGGACACGTTGCGGATCATGGAAAGGTAGCGGGCCTGTTCGTCGTCGTGGGCGGGGGGTGTTGCGTCGTGCAGGCGTGAAAGGGCCACGTCCACGATGCCCAGAATGCCCGAAAGCGGGGTGCGCATTTCGTGGCTGATGTTGGCCACGAACTGGCTCTTCAGCTCGTTGGCGCTTTCGGCTTCTTCCTTGGCCTTTTGCAGGGCCTGTTCCGCCTCGTGCAGGCGGCTGATGTCCTGGAAGGCGCCACGTGCCCGCACCGGCCTGCCGTCCGGCCCGCGCTGCACCACGGCCTTCATCTGCCCCATCATCCGCCGTCCCTTGGCCGTAAGCAGGGGGATGTTGTCCCAGAAGACGGATTCCGGCTCGTCGGCGGGTTCGGTGAGCATCCGTTCGAACTGGGTGACGTAGTCCGGCGCGTAGAGGTGGCAGCCCTCCAGCGGGCGGGGCAGCGGCGTGCCCGGCTCCACCTCGAGCAGGGCGTACAGCCCCGGCGACCAGTAGGTGGCCACGTCGTTGGCGATGTCGAAATCGAAACTGCCAAGCCCCGCGATAAGCTGGGCCTCCTGCAACCGGGCCTCGCTGTCGCGCAGGGCCTGTTCCGTCTCGTGCAGGCGGGTGATGTCCTGGAAGGTGCCGCGCATGCGTACGGGGGCGCCGTCCGGTCCGCGCTGCACCACGGCTTGCATGTGCGCCACGCCCTTCTTGCCGCTGGTCGTGACGTAGGGCACGGTTTCCGAATGGATGGTTTCCGGCGCGGGGTCGCGTGAGACTTGCAGTTCGTTGAACCAGTCGGCGCGTTCCGGCGAATGGACGGCGCTGCCCCGGGACGGCGGCGGTGGGGGCTGGGACGGGTCCAGTTCCAGCAGGGCGAACAGGCCGGGCGACCAGTAGTCGGCCCGGTCGTGCACCAGGTCCAGGTCAAAGCTGCCCATGCGGGCTATCTGCTGCGCTTCCTGCAACCGGGCCTCGCTGTCGCGCAGGGCCTGTTCCGCCTCGCGCAGGGCGGTAATGTCCTGGAAGGTGCCCCGGATGTGCTCGGGCAGGCCGTCCGCGCCG belongs to Nitratidesulfovibrio sp. and includes:
- a CDS encoding ATP-binding protein, with translation MADPAAPPPPQRPRVPPARLGDSMLGWVLLVVLAAVVATSATHVLRERERHMDMARLRLEGQLRLMGEHVSALLQTMDLALAALAFDISGSVPDPAPRALDTMLRQRLDLLRPHVLELALLAPDGRVMTTTGPLPAEAESQLRHVALPAHRDLLRDFHLMRLHMPPTSPHGNTPPRMLLSRRVSGPDGSLAGVLVALVNPVFFHDRYQDYDPDGAECSVLLDMDASPLVVWPPGAGVACVRASVAAASGAWPETMPEGAPGAVPDGASDMPSDASRPGQTATAPRPALPPETSSSFDGAPLADIPGKGIGVPGLRIAETDEALVAVHQLRDFPFRMTMHTPLHLVLSGWRRQTVANVGMSLALCMAVSLLAWSASRQRGQRLEAETALRHSEARYRALAENYPDGAIMLFDGGMRCLLADGLGLAGLLVPRQRLEGATPSDVLPPQVALPFEEQLQAALAGSETTFTMAVGERIHEVRLRPLHEAPETGMPARCMAVLQDITQREAARLALRHSEARLQEAQQIARMGSFELHMDTGAFEWSAGLYEMLGHDPALPPPPPAEVFAIHAPEELGWYHEHVAIISDEPVTELQRVFPYRTQGGRQGWGQFRCRVTRGPDRLPLHAQGTFLDITSLREAELALRDSEARLNEAQFIARMGSYSVNLRDSEAFWSPGLFRLLDLDPHDGPLVPGQAFRRHAPETAPWFEAFLATPSDRPETTVLRSFPYVSATGRRGFGRLHLMARHGADGLPEHIRGTFQDITALREAEQALRDSEARLQEAQQIARMGSFDLDLVHDRADYWSPGLFALLELDPSQPPPPPSRGSAVHSPERADWFNELQVSRDPAPETIHSETVPYVTTSGKKGVAHMQAVVQRGPDGAPVRMRGTFQDITRLHETEQALRDSEARLQEAQLIAGLGSFDFDIANDVATYWSPGLYALLEVEPGTPLPRPLEGCHLYAPDYVTQFERMLTEPADEPESVFWDNIPLLTAKGRRMMGQMKAVVQRGPDGRPVRARGAFQDISRLHEAEQALQKAKEEAESANELKSQFVANISHEMRTPLSGILGIVDVALSRLHDATPPAHDDEQARYLSMIRNVSEGLLHVINDLLDFSRMEAGRLGLDQVEYDLRAAVNDALAPLAVQAERKGLSLTVHIDAGAPARLQGDPLRLRQVLVNLAGNAVKFTDAGSVHVDVRRNAECPRPGGCLRFTVQDTGPGITADKLPLLFESFSQADGSHTRRHSGSGLGLAISRHIVRLQGGDIGVDSTPGKGSQFWFTVPMDKDAPHGAADPTDLRLASRDTPDRPAGGSPGAQRADAHGRQQADRALCVLLAEDNDLNREFLTFFLHERGYDVHLAVDGQEALDRLREGCAPGGRNCESGGGGKPGDGTHAVPDALTDDGTHEEAGHVPFDVVLMDVQMPVVSGLEATRRIREAAAQGAAWADVPVIALTAHAMQGDRDRFLAEGMDDFVAKPVNREALFAAIERQVARYREKRGATGNGMGGSTGAA